In a genomic window of Nocardiopsis mwathae:
- a CDS encoding ABC transporter permease, giving the protein MSGMQGIIRSELTKIRTLPSVGIVSGILIALSVFFQFQGLASAREALSTLDDDGMHWWYGRPVPADLDILASMASGVFNPGIFFPVLGAVIAGAEYRTGQLGLSVLAVPSRPRLLLAKSVATALYVFGFGLLFAALTMSFTYVAVRDWQPDLIWRPEALSSIAGSVLFIVAITLMSFAVTLLTRRVLMGILLMGAFLALTLTQAFAAIAPALDALTPFSAARNMLLQNNGLDLGGPPFTSTPAVGAIVLVAWVVLTTLCAMVAIQRRDAR; this is encoded by the coding sequence GTGAGCGGCATGCAGGGCATCATCCGTTCAGAGCTGACCAAAATCCGCACGCTTCCCAGTGTCGGGATTGTCAGCGGAATCCTTATCGCTTTGAGCGTCTTCTTCCAGTTCCAAGGCCTGGCATCGGCACGAGAAGCACTGTCCACCTTGGATGACGACGGCATGCACTGGTGGTACGGCAGGCCGGTCCCCGCAGACCTCGACATCCTCGCCTCGATGGCCAGCGGTGTGTTCAACCCGGGGATCTTCTTCCCGGTACTCGGCGCGGTGATCGCCGGTGCCGAGTACCGCACCGGCCAACTGGGTCTCAGTGTGCTCGCCGTGCCTTCTCGTCCCCGCCTTCTCCTAGCCAAGAGCGTCGCCACAGCTCTTTACGTGTTCGGCTTCGGTCTGCTTTTCGCAGCGCTCACCATGAGCTTCACCTACGTCGCGGTCAGAGACTGGCAACCCGACCTGATCTGGAGGCCAGAGGCACTCAGTTCGATCGCGGGTTCGGTGCTGTTCATTGTCGCGATCACGCTGATGTCGTTCGCCGTCACCCTCCTCACCCGACGCGTTCTCATGGGCATTCTTCTGATGGGGGCGTTCCTCGCCCTGACCTTGACGCAGGCGTTCGCCGCAATCGCACCGGCCCTGGACGCTCTCACCCCCTTCAGCGCGGCACGGAACATGCTGCTGCAGAACAACGGTCTGGATCTTGGCGGTCCGCCCTTCACCTCCACTCCCGCGGTGGGCGCGATCGTCTTGGTCGCCTGGGTTGTCCTGACCACTCTCTGTGCCATGGTCGCCATTCAGCGGAGGGACGCCCGGTGA
- a CDS encoding ABC transporter ATP-binding protein, which produces MIELTNVSKQYGPKLAVDGVSFSAVPGRVTGFLGPNGAGKSSTLRILLGVDRATSGTALIDGQPYPSLQQPLRTVGAMLDGASALPERRGIDHLRWIAQSNRIPAQRIGEVLETVGLTDAAKVRVRKYSLGMQQRLGLAAALLGEPRILVLDEPVNGLDPEGIRTIRTFLRSYAAKGNTVLLSSHLMGETEETADDVVIINRGRIIASGPLEEVTAGHPSLEEAFFALTGTQSGLSW; this is translated from the coding sequence ATGATCGAACTGACCAACGTTTCGAAGCAGTACGGGCCCAAGCTCGCTGTGGACGGGGTGAGCTTCAGCGCCGTCCCCGGACGAGTCACCGGGTTTCTCGGGCCCAACGGCGCCGGGAAGTCCAGCACACTGCGGATTCTCCTAGGGGTGGACCGGGCTACATCCGGCACCGCGTTGATCGACGGCCAACCGTACCCCTCTCTCCAGCAGCCGTTGCGCACGGTAGGGGCGATGCTCGACGGGGCTTCGGCGCTGCCCGAGCGTCGCGGGATCGACCACCTGCGCTGGATCGCACAGTCCAATCGGATTCCGGCCCAGCGTATCGGCGAAGTGCTGGAGACCGTAGGCCTCACGGACGCGGCCAAAGTACGGGTACGGAAGTACTCCCTCGGGATGCAGCAGCGTCTGGGACTGGCTGCCGCGCTGCTCGGCGAACCTCGCATCCTGGTTCTCGACGAGCCGGTCAACGGCCTCGACCCGGAGGGCATCCGCACCATTCGCACGTTCCTGCGCAGCTATGCCGCGAAGGGCAACACCGTGCTGCTCTCCAGCCACCTGATGGGCGAGACGGAGGAGACAGCAGATGACGTGGTGATCATCAATAGAGGCCGCATCATCGCCAGTGGCCCCCTGGAGGAAGTCACTGCTGGACACCCTTCGCTCGAAGAGGCGTTCTTCGCGCTCACCGGCACCCAGTCCGGTCTGAGCTGGTGA
- a CDS encoding response regulator transcription factor, whose amino-acid sequence MADDDAGFLRAYGKFFAKVPDMNLVGVSDSGRGLVERLATLEPDVLLLDVEMPGPTGIEVARALHRLSLPTRIVMLTAFDREEYVHEALRYGASGFLLKNASPVQILSAIRAVHAGHASLALDVTSRLVEHFPASKDGDRTGPRGDHPAFTEQQINICRLLAAGYKSQDIAGELHLSNETVRTYVRRMFEKFGVKNRTQLVALAYKSGVLR is encoded by the coding sequence ATGGCCGACGATGATGCCGGGTTTCTGCGCGCCTATGGGAAGTTCTTCGCGAAGGTCCCGGACATGAACCTGGTCGGCGTCTCCGACAGCGGAAGAGGGCTGGTCGAGCGCTTGGCCACACTGGAACCAGACGTCCTCCTGCTCGATGTCGAAATGCCAGGACCGACCGGCATCGAGGTCGCCCGCGCCCTGCACCGGCTTTCCCTTCCAACACGGATCGTGATGCTCACTGCGTTCGACCGCGAAGAGTATGTGCATGAGGCCTTGCGTTACGGTGCGTCGGGTTTTCTCCTGAAGAACGCCTCGCCCGTTCAGATCCTGAGCGCGATCAGAGCCGTCCACGCAGGACACGCATCATTGGCGTTGGACGTGACCTCGCGGTTGGTCGAGCACTTTCCTGCCAGCAAGGACGGCGACCGCACCGGACCACGTGGAGATCATCCGGCCTTCACAGAGCAGCAGATCAACATCTGCCGGCTCCTGGCGGCGGGCTACAAGAGCCAGGACATCGCGGGCGAACTTCATTTGAGCAACGAGACCGTGCGCACGTATGTCCGGCGAATGTTCGAGAAGTTCGGAGTGAAGAACCGGACCCAGCTCGTCGCCCTGGCGTACAAATCGGGTGTCCTTCGCTGA
- a CDS encoding sensor histidine kinase translates to MKRDAKDTSSRRSAVSLLVDIAAAAAVVLVFWIPSMLAPGGDRWLGAGLAVLVSGAMVLRWKAPSAAVSVALVSTAVGWFVSATTDPMVSVAWCLYPLALQRKFPTRGAGSVVVGVLVLATLVLGVSGSTQDLMQRVVFGFGAIGVAWLLGHVEGERLSAVRRAERQQAEFEHVQREAAMAREVHDIVGHALSTISAQAGIARAVSSSDKEEMLEALEDIENRSRDALGQVQSLVRAMRRRDHSWVGANGGRSPAAALRETVTAATVSGLTVDAHIDLPECGRDVTFVATRVVQEALSNIIRHAAAERCELMVAPVEGKLVVRVNDDGTGLLAREGAGSGISGMRERVESVGGRLTVANRLGGGTSVLAELPLVVEN, encoded by the coding sequence ATGAAGAGAGATGCCAAGGACACGTCTAGTCGGCGCTCCGCCGTCTCGCTGCTCGTCGATATCGCCGCCGCGGCGGCCGTCGTCCTGGTGTTCTGGATCCCCTCGATGCTCGCGCCGGGCGGGGATCGGTGGCTCGGCGCCGGCTTGGCGGTACTCGTGAGTGGCGCCATGGTGCTCCGCTGGAAAGCGCCGAGTGCGGCGGTCTCCGTGGCACTCGTGTCCACAGCGGTCGGCTGGTTCGTCTCTGCCACGACTGACCCCATGGTCTCAGTGGCCTGGTGTCTGTACCCGCTGGCGTTGCAGCGCAAGTTCCCGACACGTGGCGCCGGTTCGGTCGTCGTGGGAGTCCTCGTCTTGGCCACACTTGTGCTGGGAGTCAGCGGATCGACGCAGGATCTCATGCAGAGGGTCGTCTTCGGTTTCGGCGCGATCGGTGTCGCCTGGCTGCTCGGGCACGTCGAAGGGGAGCGGCTCAGTGCGGTCCGTCGCGCGGAACGCCAGCAGGCCGAGTTCGAACACGTGCAGCGAGAGGCCGCAATGGCCCGTGAGGTCCATGACATCGTGGGGCACGCGTTGAGCACCATCAGCGCACAAGCCGGCATCGCGCGCGCCGTGTCGTCCTCGGACAAGGAAGAGATGCTCGAAGCCCTGGAAGACATCGAGAATCGTTCGCGTGACGCACTGGGGCAGGTGCAGTCCCTGGTGCGGGCCATGCGTCGGCGCGACCACTCATGGGTCGGCGCCAACGGCGGTCGCAGCCCTGCCGCCGCGTTACGCGAAACGGTGACGGCGGCGACGGTGAGCGGGTTGACCGTGGATGCCCACATCGACCTCCCTGAGTGCGGAAGAGACGTCACGTTCGTGGCCACCCGGGTCGTTCAGGAAGCACTGAGCAACATCATTCGGCATGCGGCGGCCGAACGATGCGAACTCATGGTGGCGCCTGTCGAGGGGAAGCTCGTCGTGCGGGTCAACGACGATGGCACGGGGCTCCTCGCCAGGGAGGGGGCAGGTTCGGGAATCTCTGGGATGCGCGAACGGGTCGAATCTGTCGGCGGACGCCTGACCGTGGCCAACCGTCTCGGCGGAGGGACGAGCGTCCTGGCCGAGCTCCCGCTGGTAGTGGAGAACTGA
- a CDS encoding Yip1 family protein, whose translation MDSIEATDSPKHPNSVAITGWRPIVISTIFGALLPWLWFAMASAELGQTAWIGVAMMLGFLAPPFFLINIAVSVLVWGVVWLALRLMRVPRPAAISGMATGAQVTASLMTAISIVAFADFWILPFIAMSIGGALACGSGAYFATRDKNGIGPGPLVLVVFAIFVGIVGMVVMAIDAWEERSLIQEETQQQSKAIRSDLKKCGDKFAVIDGDKWNWVGASTDSLRGCVGVDYRAGGDYQNPQYERVSIYSDRNEGDYDADCDYYICDEKEDYLLVWGKESKFEEARVQMNEDMLVRIRGSELSEKQVQEILGQLRMATPEEREDLIKSVAEDLAEERFS comes from the coding sequence ATGGACAGCATTGAGGCTACAGACAGCCCCAAACATCCAAATAGCGTCGCAATCACCGGCTGGCGCCCAATAGTAATTTCCACCATTTTCGGCGCGCTACTTCCCTGGCTTTGGTTCGCCATGGCAAGCGCTGAGCTCGGCCAGACCGCCTGGATAGGTGTCGCAATGATGCTTGGCTTCCTGGCCCCACCGTTTTTCCTTATTAACATTGCAGTATCGGTATTGGTATGGGGGGTCGTGTGGCTGGCTCTGCGGCTGATGAGGGTCCCCCGACCGGCCGCGATCTCAGGTATGGCGACTGGGGCACAAGTCACGGCATCATTGATGACGGCCATTTCCATTGTCGCTTTCGCTGATTTTTGGATACTTCCATTCATTGCAATGAGCATTGGTGGCGCCTTAGCATGTGGCTCTGGAGCATACTTCGCAACCCGCGACAAAAATGGAATCGGACCTGGACCACTGGTTCTTGTTGTTTTTGCAATTTTCGTTGGCATCGTGGGAATGGTGGTAATGGCGATAGACGCCTGGGAAGAGAGGAGCCTTATTCAAGAAGAGACTCAACAGCAATCGAAGGCGATACGGAGTGATCTCAAGAAGTGCGGCGATAAGTTTGCAGTCATTGATGGGGATAAATGGAACTGGGTAGGGGCGTCCACGGATTCGCTCAGGGGCTGCGTGGGAGTTGATTACCGGGCGGGAGGCGATTACCAGAACCCCCAGTATGAGCGTGTGAGTATTTACTCGGATCGAAATGAGGGGGACTATGATGCGGATTGCGATTATTACATCTGCGACGAGAAGGAAGATTATCTTCTCGTCTGGGGGAAGGAGAGCAAATTTGAAGAGGCGAGAGTCCAGATGAATGAGGACATGCTTGTGCGTATACGGGGATCCGAGTTGAGCGAGAAGCAGGTACAGGAGATCCTAGGGCAACTGCGGATGGCTACTCCGGAAGAGCGTGAGGATCTCATCAAGTCTGTGGCCGAGGATCTTGCTGAAGAGCGTTTCTCGTAA
- a CDS encoding alpha/beta hydrolase: protein MAKFEFSESGCTFIPDLTIAREGRLRDFVEDFETFMGRITGRSGNLYDEFNSSSVEFSDLIAWKITDEADYDQSKWQEAVLSISYLIAVTSEWADIVEDYKDTRQMNIDRWKNSERLHLKKIQNAERNDSTVWTGAKDRAIDAMKKDFKEQRKKAQKDWEKFEEDAEEIGDKLKKGATEDNIRQLQDAGYLSWAPYNIMGSQYDKPEIPEIPDFGHGVPKPGSDPEDVNLWWENLSPAKQKELKADYPDELRMMNGIPVIVRDELNQAFLEKEVERAKAEHGEKSTEFEELEQLMKNLNEEDNNAYLLALDTSGGVGRAIVSEGNPDTADNVATLVPGTDTDWMSVNGQHGRAQRLKSDADAVLGEDSGVNNAVISWIGYDAPTKVEAPFPFNVKSGADELIDFQAGLSATQQGNPPNTTLIGHSYGSTVVGHALQKSERASSDDDQNSGPLLEVDNVIAVGSPGMDVQHVSELNIPSSNVHVSQGDDDWISSTPDWAHGSDPSSDEFGATVFDSPGYGHSDYFNTPRSGPMVYMGEVIAGTR, encoded by the coding sequence GTGGCGAAGTTCGAGTTCAGCGAATCCGGCTGCACCTTCATACCGGACCTGACAATCGCCCGCGAGGGAAGACTCCGGGACTTCGTTGAAGACTTCGAGACGTTCATGGGTCGCATCACCGGCCGCTCAGGAAACCTCTACGACGAGTTCAACAGCTCATCCGTCGAGTTCAGCGACCTGATCGCGTGGAAGATCACCGACGAAGCCGACTACGACCAGTCCAAGTGGCAGGAAGCAGTCCTCTCCATCTCCTACCTGATCGCGGTCACGAGCGAATGGGCCGACATCGTCGAAGACTACAAAGACACTCGCCAGATGAACATAGACAGGTGGAAGAACTCCGAGAGGCTACACCTGAAGAAAATTCAGAACGCAGAGAGAAATGATAGCACGGTCTGGACTGGCGCCAAGGACCGTGCCATTGATGCCATGAAGAAGGACTTCAAAGAACAGAGAAAGAAAGCACAGAAGGACTGGGAAAAATTCGAGGAAGACGCCGAGGAAATAGGCGACAAACTAAAGAAAGGAGCCACCGAAGACAACATTCGACAACTGCAGGATGCGGGGTATCTCAGTTGGGCTCCATACAACATCATGGGATCGCAGTACGACAAGCCAGAGATCCCAGAGATCCCCGACTTTGGCCACGGCGTACCAAAGCCGGGAAGTGACCCCGAAGATGTGAACCTGTGGTGGGAGAACCTGAGCCCCGCAAAGCAAAAAGAGTTGAAGGCGGATTACCCCGACGAGTTGCGCATGATGAATGGGATACCTGTTATCGTGCGCGACGAGCTTAATCAAGCTTTCCTAGAAAAGGAGGTTGAACGAGCCAAGGCTGAGCATGGCGAGAAGAGCACCGAGTTCGAGGAGCTCGAACAACTCATGAAAAATCTGAACGAGGAGGACAATAATGCATACCTACTGGCCCTGGACACCAGCGGTGGAGTGGGACGCGCCATCGTATCCGAGGGGAATCCAGATACTGCCGATAACGTCGCGACTCTCGTTCCCGGAACCGACACCGACTGGATGAGCGTAAACGGTCAGCACGGTCGGGCCCAACGCCTGAAGTCAGATGCAGATGCGGTACTCGGCGAAGACTCAGGGGTGAACAACGCAGTGATCAGCTGGATCGGATATGATGCACCGACAAAGGTTGAAGCACCGTTCCCCTTTAATGTGAAATCCGGCGCAGACGAACTCATTGATTTTCAGGCCGGGTTGAGCGCCACCCAGCAGGGCAATCCACCAAACACAACACTTATCGGCCATAGCTATGGATCAACAGTAGTGGGGCACGCTCTCCAAAAGTCGGAGAGAGCTTCAAGCGACGACGACCAGAACTCAGGACCCCTGCTGGAGGTGGATAACGTCATCGCTGTGGGAAGTCCGGGAATGGATGTCCAGCACGTCAGCGAATTGAACATTCCATCGAGCAATGTACACGTCTCGCAGGGGGACGACGACTGGATCTCCAGCACTCCGGACTGGGCACATGGCAGCGACCCCAGCTCGGATGAGTTCGGGGCCACGGTGTTCGATTCTCCTGGATACGGACATTCGGATTACTTCAACACCCCCCGAAGTGGCCCCATGGTCTACATGGGTGAAGTCATCGCGGGCACTAGATAG
- a CDS encoding DUF3592 domain-containing protein, which yields MSDLDPSTILFAVAIGLFLVYNVAKPTFERLRKRTLQRRGVDAEAVVASVGPLAPPQRTEHPFTLRFRSPSGAEHVSELSGGFGGIVPVVGWRVPIRFDPHNPSNVEIAHNPYLHPLPGAPEPKKSSAVDTYVHNFLFVATIASMLTVLLFYEALGDAGPVAFGAIFVFSGLLALLRGIWSGVESSTLRRSSGRAFATVTHSWEEPSQRRSRNRSHITTSAMTTWVNAFTVLFDLPDGRQVHRRAPVASSATRYEPGQRLEVLYDQSDPTVIAVGSWQSSTVAPVAGIGLGTLFILVGLVIALFFPA from the coding sequence GTGTCCGATCTCGACCCCAGTACGATCCTGTTCGCCGTCGCCATCGGTCTGTTCCTCGTCTACAACGTGGCGAAACCGACCTTCGAGCGGCTCCGGAAGCGGACCCTGCAACGCCGGGGCGTGGACGCGGAGGCCGTTGTCGCGTCGGTCGGACCGCTGGCTCCTCCCCAGCGCACCGAGCACCCCTTCACGCTGCGTTTCCGCTCCCCGTCCGGCGCTGAGCACGTGAGCGAGCTGTCGGGCGGCTTCGGCGGCATCGTGCCCGTGGTGGGGTGGCGGGTCCCCATCCGGTTCGACCCGCACAACCCCTCCAACGTGGAGATCGCGCACAATCCCTACCTGCACCCGCTTCCCGGCGCTCCCGAGCCGAAGAAATCGTCGGCCGTGGACACGTACGTCCACAACTTCCTCTTCGTCGCGACCATCGCGTCGATGCTGACCGTTCTGCTGTTCTACGAGGCCCTTGGGGACGCCGGGCCCGTGGCGTTCGGCGCGATCTTCGTCTTCAGCGGACTCCTGGCCCTGCTGCGCGGGATCTGGTCCGGGGTCGAGAGCTCCACGCTGCGCCGTTCGTCCGGGCGTGCTTTCGCCACGGTCACCCACTCGTGGGAGGAGCCGTCCCAGCGCCGTTCCCGCAACAGGTCCCACATCACCACGTCGGCCATGACGACGTGGGTGAACGCGTTCACGGTGCTGTTCGACCTGCCCGACGGCCGGCAGGTCCACCGCCGTGCGCCCGTCGCGTCGAGCGCCACCCGCTACGAGCCGGGGCAGCGGCTGGAGGTCCTTTACGACCAGTCGGACCCGACGGTGATCGCCGTCGGCTCCTGGCAGTCGAGCACGGTCGCCCCAGTGGCCGGAATCGGGCTCGGCACTCTGTTCATCCTCGTCGGCCTGGTGATCGCCCTCTTCTTCCCGGCATGA